A stretch of Cyanobacterium sp. HL-69 DNA encodes these proteins:
- the cca-2 gene encoding tRNA nucleotidyltransferase (CCA-adding enzyme), translating into MFIADFLRQVLPFDLDLLPPDAFLVGGVVRDALLHRRRDYIDLDFVLPHGAIQTAKFIANKYGAGFVVLDAGREIARVVFPSATVDFARQEGDCLVDDLYRRDFCLNAIALNLYTEEIVDPLEGQKDLEKGIIRMVSPKNLEDDPLRILRAYRQASQLGFKITPDTRKTLQKLAPLLSRVAAERVKSELDYLLQSKNGCHWLQLAYEDNILSHWLANITSESIVNLLKIDLILSNLAQKYTPFQNLSSEFLGLAKLSCLTSNVPELVQEELINLKCSKNEIKTVTTIIKYLPKLLNFNFNTTLREQYFFFLHVGDTFPLIAFRAIASNPENKSTIYQLTERYFNQNDLVAHPQSLITGNDLINELNFKPSPLIKEILIEVQIAHLENKINNKQEALIFAQKYCNENL; encoded by the coding sequence ATGTTTATTGCGGATTTTTTAAGACAAGTATTGCCTTTTGATTTGGATTTGTTGCCCCCTGATGCTTTTTTGGTGGGGGGAGTGGTTAGGGATGCTTTATTGCACAGGAGAAGGGATTATATTGATTTAGATTTTGTTTTACCCCATGGGGCTATTCAAACGGCGAAGTTTATTGCTAATAAGTATGGCGCTGGGTTTGTGGTGTTGGATGCGGGGCGGGAGATTGCTAGGGTGGTTTTTCCTTCGGCAACGGTGGATTTTGCTAGACAGGAGGGGGATTGTTTGGTGGATGATTTATATCGTCGTGATTTTTGTCTAAATGCGATCGCCCTTAACCTATATACTGAGGAAATAGTAGATCCCTTAGAAGGTCAAAAAGATTTAGAGAAAGGTATCATCAGAATGGTATCACCAAAAAACCTTGAAGATGACCCCCTCAGAATTTTAAGGGCTTATCGTCAAGCCTCCCAATTAGGTTTTAAAATTACCCCTGATACCCGTAAAACTTTGCAAAAATTAGCCCCTCTTCTGTCTCGGGTAGCGGCGGAAAGGGTAAAGAGTGAATTAGACTATCTCTTACAATCGAAGAATGGTTGTCATTGGTTACAATTGGCTTATGAAGATAATATATTATCCCATTGGTTAGCAAATATTACCTCAGAAAGTATTGTTAATTTATTGAAAATAGATCTAATTTTAAGTAATCTTGCACAAAAATATACCCCATTTCAAAATCTATCTTCAGAGTTTTTAGGATTAGCAAAATTATCTTGTTTAACTTCTAATGTTCCTGAATTAGTTCAAGAGGAATTAATTAATTTAAAGTGTTCTAAAAATGAGATTAAAACGGTAACTACTATTATTAAATATCTTCCTAAGTTACTTAATTTTAATTTTAATACTACCCTTAGAGAACAGTATTTTTTCTTTCTTCATGTTGGTGATACTTTTCCTTTAATAGCTTTTAGGGCAATAGCTTCTAACCCTGAAAATAAATCGACAATATATCAATTAACAGAGCGTTATTTCAACCAAAATGATTTAGTAGCCCATCCTCAATCATTGATTACAGGAAATGATCTTATAAATGAACTAAATTTTAAACCAAGTCCATTAATAAAAGAAATATTAATAGAAGTACAAATTGCCCATTTAGAAAACAAAATTAATAATAAACAAGAAGCCCTTATTTTTGCTCAAAAATATTGTAATGAAAATCTCTAA
- a CDS encoding ABC-type multidrug transport system, permease component produces MIPMKSKKIDNLPLKAILEDTLTIFWAEWLDLRARMAQIASTGLISPLIYVLAFGLGLGNTIDRVSTPAVGDNYLEFILPGMVALSSMTISFGGTTFSICGDRLFSKTFDELLLLPVHPLALHLGKVLAGIVRGLMTAFSVILVAILFTGKVFSFINPLFILVVILNCAVFAGIGVIIGLRVKSLESVGLYNNFLIVPMSFLGGTFFSPESLPMVLKVIVYLLPLTYTTTALRAAAYQPISVFPWYSIPILLVIAIALAFVGAYQFSHQQE; encoded by the coding sequence ATGATACCTATGAAGTCAAAAAAAATAGATAATTTACCTTTAAAAGCTATTTTAGAAGATACCCTAACTATTTTCTGGGCTGAATGGTTAGATTTACGGGCAAGAATGGCTCAAATTGCCTCTACGGGGTTAATTTCACCGTTAATATATGTCCTTGCTTTTGGCTTGGGTTTGGGCAATACCATTGATAGGGTTAGCACTCCTGCGGTGGGGGATAATTATTTAGAGTTTATTTTGCCTGGGATGGTGGCGCTATCTTCCATGACGATTAGTTTTGGGGGGACTACTTTTTCCATATGTGGCGATCGCCTTTTTAGCAAAACTTTTGACGAGTTGTTATTATTACCAGTACATCCCCTTGCTTTACATTTAGGAAAAGTGTTGGCAGGAATTGTGAGGGGGTTAATGACGGCATTTTCTGTGATACTGGTGGCAATTCTGTTTACAGGGAAGGTTTTCAGTTTTATTAATCCCCTGTTTATTTTAGTTGTAATCCTCAATTGTGCTGTTTTTGCTGGAATTGGGGTAATTATCGGTTTAAGGGTCAAATCCCTTGAATCTGTGGGGCTTTACAACAACTTTTTGATCGTGCCGATGTCCTTTTTAGGAGGTACCTTTTTCTCCCCAGAAAGCCTACCGATGGTTTTAAAGGTGATTGTTTATTTACTACCCCTAACCTACACTACCACTGCTTTAAGAGCGGCGGCTTATCAACCCATCAGCGTTTTTCCTTGGTATAGTATTCCTATACTATTAGTAATTGCGATCGCACTGGCTTTTGTGGGTGCTTATCAATTTTCCCATCAACAAGAATAA